The Oscillospiraceae bacterium genome contains the following window.
CAAGCCAGACCGAGTCGTAATGGCAGTCCCACGGGCGGCCTATCACCGTATAGGTCGCGGCGGAGGCCAACGCAAATGTGCATAGCCACACAAGGCTGTCTGCCATGTAATCCGCAAACTTCGGTTTGGGCATGCTGGCCAGCAGATTCCGTTTAAAAACGTCTACATCCCCGATGACCGACGGCAGATAGTCGCGCCGGGCCTCGGCCTGTGCCGCCATCGCAATCAGGTCCTTGCGGATCAGCTCGATCTCGTACCCGATGCCGCGTGTGTTGTCCGCTACGCTGATGATTTCCGTGATGGTGTCGCGGTCGTACTCTGCCAGCGTTGAAAAAATCAGGTCGTTCTCTTTTTTCAGGTCGCGGTATTCGTTGCGCATTGTTTTCATGGTTCAGCCCTCCTTATTCTGCATAATGCGGTTTACGGCGGCACCGGTGGTCTGCCATGCCGCCGCAAATTCTGCCAGATACTGCTCGCCGTCAGGCGTCAGCCGGTAATATTTGCGGCTCGGGCCGCCGGAGCCGGCGCGGTACTCCGCCGCGATCAGCCCCTTGCGCTCCAGCCGCAGCAGCAGGGGATAGAGCGTGCCCTCGGTCAGGTCGGCAAAGCCGCTCTCCCGCAGGGTGACGGCGATGGCATAGCCGTAGGCCGCCTCACGCGAGATGATCTTTAAAATGCACCCCTCCAGCGTTCCCTTGCGCAGCTGCGCGCGATCAAACATCGTCTACCCTCCTGACTACCTTGTATTACCATGTTCATTGACTATATTGTAATGCAAAGTAGTTCTGCTGTCAAGCAGAAAATAAAAAACCTCCCTTTTAAAAAGGGAGGTGCAAAACCAGATCGAGGTTTGCTGTTCGCTGTTACGATTTGCCGCGCTTATACCAGCAGTTTGCGGCAAAATCAAAGAGGGTCTGCACGGGTTGCCAGTTCAGCACGGCCAATGCTGCGGCGGCCAGCAGCGTGTACCACAGCACGGGCAATGCCACGGGCGCACCGCGCAGCGGCTCAAAAAGCTGCAGCTGCACAAGCAATGCAAGAATCGGCAGGTGCAGCAGGTAGATGGCAAGGGTGCGCCGCCCCAGACCGGTCAGTCGGCGCCCGCTGCTGAAGGCTGCCACAAGCGCCGCCGTGGTAGCAATGCCGACCAGATAAAAGACGATGCGGTATTCCGGCCGGTCGCCGCCCGCATAGCTTACATCGTGGAACAGCTCGGCACTGTTGTCCAAGATCGTCTCCGAGCAAAAGACCCGGATAAAGTAGAGGCCGTAGCCGACCGCCAGACCTGCTGCAGGCAGCAGCCGTGCAGCACGGTTTTGTGCGGCAAAGGCGGCCAGCGTATCCAGCTGTGGGCGGAACAGTACGCCAAAGGCATAAAACGGGAAGAAGGCGAACACCCGCACAAGCATGAACGGCCAGTCTATCAGCCCGCCGGCCAGCCCCACGGCCACCGCCAGCGACATGCCCAGACAGGAGCCGGCCAGCCCCAGCCGGTCGCGCAGCAGGCAGAGCAGCGGCAGCGTCAGGTGCCAGAAGATCAACGCATACAGATACCACATGTGCCGCCATGGCAGCAGCAGAGCGGCCAGCACACCGCCGCTCTCGGCAAAATCCTCCCGCAGAACGACTGCGCGAAAGACAAGCATCAGACTCTGCCCAAGGAAATAGAGCCAAAGCTGCTGGGTGACCAGCTTGCGCGGGTTGAACCGCGCCACCAGACCGCTGCAGGCGCAGAACAGCGCCATGTGGAAGGCATAGATGCAGAAAAAGGTCGCACTGACGAACGGATAGTTCATCCGGTACTGCTCCATAAAGTGGCCGAACACCACCAGCAGGATGCCAAGACCCTTCAGTTCGTCAATGTAATCACGGCGGGGGGCCATCAACGGTCCTCCCACGGGGAGCGGACGACCTCGCCGGAATCGACCTTGGCGTACTCAGCAACCACGGCCCCCGCCTTGACGATGCCGCCGGGTGCCACATGCACACCGCGGCCGAGCGCGGCATCGTGATCGACGATGGCCCCGGCATTGACGATGCAGCCGACGCCCAGATGGACACCGGCCCCCACATAGGCGCGCGGCATGATGATGCAGCCCGGCTCCAGCACAGCGCTGGGGCTGACCGAGGCGGCATCGCTGATGAACACCGGTGTGGCATATCCCGCAGCCGTCAGCTTTTGCAGCAGCTCAACACGCAGCTTGTTATCGCCCAGCGCCACAAAGGCAGGGCGGCCCGGGTGCAGGATGGCCGGGTCCGGGTAATCACGCAGACCACCCACGGCATCGGGGGCATTGTCGTCCAGAAAATCCGCGCTGCCCCAGCCCTCGTCAAGGAGCCAGTCGTTCAGCTGGGTGCCAAAGCCGCCGCGCCCCAAAATCAGCGGGCGCTTTGCGTTAAAGGAAATCTCAAGGAAAGCCATCGTTATCCCTCCTGTTGGTTCATGTCGGAGTCAACCGGTTCAGCGTTGGGGTCATCAAGGCTGGTGCGCGGGTGGACATCCAGCGGATTGGCCAGCGTGCCGTTCTCAAGATCCGCCAAGGCCTGCGGTATGCCGGGGAAGAACCGCTCAATGCCGGTGCCGCCGCAGTGCAGGCCGTCAAAAAAGTCAGTCTCCTGCAGACCCTCGATGCAGGCAGGGTCATAGCTGCCGTACAGCGGTACATTGTTGTCGGCGCAATACTGCCGCAGCCAGTTTTCCACAAGGAAAAAGCCCTTGTGCTGCTCCGGCTCGGTCAGCAGATACCCGTACAGATACGGATGCCACGGTGACAGCACCAAAATGACGGTGGTGCCCTGAGACTGCGCGTACTTGATAAAGGAGTCAAACGCCCGGATCTGGGTGTCGCTCAACTCGTCAAAACCCTCCATATGTACGCTGTTGAAGCTCATGCAGGCCTCGGCCGCCAGCGTGCGGATCTGATCCTCGGTCTGGCTGCGGAAGGCAATATCATACAGCACGCTGCCGTCCGACCGCTTGATGGTGGTGGGCTGGTCGTAGGGGTCGCCCTGCACGGGGTTGAACTCGATGGTGTTGCCCTCGTCATCGGTGACAGTGGTCTGACCGCGGTTCTTGACATAGTAGTCCACATTGCCCTGAAAGTAGGCCGGGTCAGCCAGCGCCTTCCACAGCTCGACCTTGTCGGGCTCCTCATAATCGGTGGGAACATTCAGGACCTTGGTTAAAAATTCGTTGTACAGGTCGGCATCGGCGCGGGCGTCAAACGCAGCTTCGCTGCCGTAGAACACCCATGGGTCAAGGCTCCACAAAAGCACGCGGGGGGCCTTGCCGTAGGTGACCATCTTGTAGTAGCTGGTCATGTTGTCGCGCACATCAGCGCCGGTGACGCCCATGTTGAAGAAGCTCTCAACACCGGTGTTTTCACGGTTGAACTGCAGCACGCGGCTGGAGCCGATACCGATAGCCTCAGGCGTTTCGGGTACATCCTGTGCAAATAATTGTACCACCTGACGCTCGTCCATCTGCTCAAAATTTGTCACATCATAGCCCTGCAGCATCAGATCCACGATACGGCGGGGCGCCAGCGCACCCTGAAACAGGCCGCTGCGGTCCACATTGTAGCTGAATGCTACCATAAAGACGAGAATCGGCACCAGCAGCAAAAACTTGAAGGCGGTTTTTACGCCGAAGTAGATGCGCCGCGCCAGCCCGCGCAGAAGCAGCACAAACGGATTGACCCGCTTTTTCCGGCGGCGTTTTTTCACGGGGGTATTTGTGGGTGCGCCGCGTTGGATCTTGACCGGCGGTGCGGGGACCGGGGTAGGGGATTTAGCCATGGATTACACCGCCCTTTCTCAGTATTGCTGGTAGATGAACGCCGACTGACCGAATGCGGCAAAGAAAAGGATCGCTGCGGCAGCGCCGTAGTAGAGCGTCCAGCGCAGCGGCCAGACCTGCTGGCGTATCCAGCGGGACACGCTGCGGCCGCCGTGCTCCGCCGCAAAGACGACAAAGCAGCCGAACAGCAGCACGACCGGCAGGCGGCCGTCAATGCCGCTGCTGTAGATCAGCCCCGACACCTGCGCCCACGACCCGGCCAGACCGTCCCAGCCCTGCAGCAGTGAGCCATAGACCGCAAACGGGTCGGTGTTGTAGATGGCCGAGGCAAAAAAGACCAGCGTCAGGCAGAACAGCGCATTGGTCACAAGGCACTGCCACAGCGCCTTGAACCAGCCCATACGGTAGAGCGGGTTGAAGCGATTCAGCTTTTTGCGCGCCTTGGCCGTCATCACGCCGAAGGCGGCGCACAGGCCGGTGGCAAGGCCCCATGCCAGATACCGCCAGTCCGCGCCGTGCCACAGGCCGGAGCAGACAAAGACGATGACGATGTTTAAGTAATGCCGCCACGGGGCGCACCGGCTGCCGCCCAAGCTGAAGTAGACATAATCCCGGAACCAGCTGGTCATTGAGATATGCCACCGCCGCCAGAAATCGTTGAAGGTGCGCGCCTCAAACGGGGACTCGAAGTTCTCGATCAGGTCATAGCCCAAAATGCGGGCTGCACCCAGCGCAATGTCGCAGCAGCCGGAGAAATCCATGTACAGCTGTACGGCGAACAGCACGGTGGCCGCCGTCAGGTTCGGCCCGCCCACGGCGGAAATATCACCGTAGACGGCTGCAACATACTGCCGCAAATTGTCGGCAAGGACCATCTTTTTGGTGTAGCCCCACAGCATGCGGAAAGCACCGCCCGCGCAGCGCTGGTAGCTGAAGCGGCGGCTTTTGCGGATCTGCGGGCGCAGCTGGGGGTAACGCTCGATCGGGCCGTTGATCAGCGTGGGGAAGAAGCTGACAAACAGCGCATAGTGCAGCGGGTTCGTCTCGACCCGGCAGCGGCGCTTGTAGACATCAATGGTATAGCTCATGGCCGCAAAGGTAAAGTAGCTCAGCCCCAGTGGTGCCAGCAGATTTTCCCGGCGGGAGAGCAGGCTGCCGCCCAGCGAGTCTGCCAGAAGGTTCCAATACTTGTAGTAGACCAGAATCCCGATGCCGAACCCGACCGAGGCCAGCAGTGCAAGAATACGCACCGGCTTGCACCGAACCTTGCCGATGATGAGCCCGCAGAGCCATGTGATGAGCGTTGCCGCCGCCATGACCCAGACCAGCGGGCGGTTTACGGGATCATAGCAGAAAAAGCCGTAGCTTGCGATCAGCAGAAAGTACGGCCGCAGCACGCGGGGCAGGGCATAGTTGATGAGCGCCACCGCCGCAAAAAAGGCAAGAAACAACAGCGAGGTGATCGCCATCGTCTGATCCTCACACAAAAAAGCGAGGATCTGCTCCCAGGTTATTGTCATGATTCCTCTCTCCGTTCGGGCGCAGGGTCACTGCTTTTCTTCCAGGTCGCGGACGCGCTTTTCCAGTATGGCGTTGGCCTGGGTCAATCGCTTGCATTTGTCCGCCAGCTGGCTGATGGCGATGCTCAGGGACAGCAGCACCACCAGCACGAAGCAGAACATCAGCAGAAAGACGAGGTTGACCGGCATCTCAATGTCAAGCAGGTCGCGCAGCACATACACCACATAGGGGAAGGCGGCGGCAATGACAAGCCCGACAGCCAGCGCCAGCCAGAGCAGGCTGTATTTTACGCTCATAAGGCCGCGCTTTAAAAGGGCAAAGATGATGAGCAGCAGCACAATAGCGCCCAAAATCATAAACAGCTGCAGGTGTGCAGTCATGCGCGGCCTCCTTTTACTTTACGGATGGATAAGCGATCGATGATGAGCGCCAGCGAGACCTTGATCATGTAGTAAGCGCTCTTGAAGCTGTGGATGCTGGACACACCGCCCTGCCGCTCCCGCATGATGACGGGGGCCTCTCCCACGCGGAAACCGGCCAGACTTGCCGCCAGAATGGCCTCCGGCTCGGGGTAATCGGTGGCGTAGTGCTGCGCAAAATAAGCGGTCATGGCCAAATTGGTGGCGCGGAAGCCGCTGGTGACATCCAGCACACGCTTGCCGCAGAGCAGACGAATCATACCGCTCAGCCAGCGGATGCCGACCCGGCGCATAAAGCTTGTCTGGAAGCCTTCTTTTTTAATAAAGCGGCTGCCGATGCACATGTCATAGACGCCGTCCAGCACCGGCTGCACGACCTCCATCAGGTAGGCGGGGTCGTGCTGGCCATCGCCGTCCATCTGTACGGCGACATCATAGCCGTGGCGCACGGCGTACAGGTAGCCGCACTGCACGCCGCCGCCGATGCCCAAATTGACGGGCAGATCGAGAAACGGATAATGACGGCTTTTCAGCAGCGCAGCGCTGCTGTCGGTCGAGCAGTCGTTCACGACAAGAAAGTCCACCTCCGGGCAGGTAGCGCGCAGGTTTTCCACCGTATTGACGATGTTATCCTCCTCATTATAGCAGGGGATGATCACCAGAATTTTTTTATCCAAAATGGGTATACCTCTCAATTTTGGGTGTGTTGCGTTTTGTGGGGGATAGAGGCGGTAACGGCAAGGCTGCGGGCCGCACATGTGCGGCCCCTACAACTCTGCCTGACGGCTTGTAGGGGGCGGCGTCCTCAACGCCCCGCGGAGGGGTCAAAACCCCTCCCTACAAAGCCACTCGAAAATGGGCTGCGTGGGCTTCCTCATTTCCCTTCCACCGTAAATTCCTCCAACCGCTTCAACAACTCGGCTCTCCGGTAATGTGCAGCGTAATACGCATAGGCCTTGCGCCCCAGCTCCGCGCGCTCGGCATCGGTCATGCCATACAGCGCCAGCATATTCTCTGCCAGTGCCTTTTGGTCGCAGGCCGGGCTGACCAGCCCGCCGCCGCTTTCCTGCACAGCCGTATAGCCTGCACCGTTCATTGAGGCCAGCACCGGCTTGCCGGCGGCCATGTAGCTTGCAAGCTTGCCGGGGACCGTCAGGCCCAGATCGGGCGAGTCGGAGAGGGAAATCAGCAGGGCATCGGCCAGCGCGGTGAACTTGGGTACATCAGCGGCGGGGACACTGCCGTAAAAGGTCACGGCATCCCCGGCATGCAGCTCATGGGCGAGGCTTTGCAGGGCCTCGCGGCTCATGCCGTCCCCGACCAGCAGCAGGTGCAGCCGCTCGGCCCCGGCGGCGCGGGCGTCCAGCACGGCGCGCAGCACCATGTCAAGGCTCTGTGCAGGGGTAAAGGTGCCGGTGAATACCAGATTGAACCGCCCGGCAAAGTGCTGCTCCAGTGCAGCATCATGCTGCGGCACGGCGTAGAAATCCTCACAGTACTGCGGAATGACCGCCACCTGCGCCGCTGTCTTGCCGGTGCGGGCGCACAGACGCTCCTGCAGCGGCTCGCTCATGGCAATCAGTCGGTCGCAGCGCTTGTACAGGCTGTCGCTGACCGACTGTGCCACCCACCGCATAAACCGGTTTTTGACGGGCAGCACACTGTACAAATTCTCCGGCCAGAGGTCAAGCACATAATTTGTGAACGGTACATGGTGCTTTTTTGCATACAGCACCGCAGGCCAGCACATCAGCACAGGGCTTGTGTTGAAGCAGAACACCGCATCATACCCGCCGGGCAGGCGCTTCAGGGCTGCTGCCGCGTACAGCGGCCAGCTTACATAATTCAAAAAGATCGTCTTGCCGGTGTTGCCCTTGCGCGGGATCTCTCTTGCGCGGAATACGCGGGCACCCTTATAGCTTTCCTCAAAAGGGCCGTCGGCGCTGTAGCCGTCAAACCATTCCCCATGCGGATAGTTGGGCAGGCCGCACAGTACATCCACGGAAAGACCGTCCTGCACAAAGCCCTCGACAATATCGTTGATGCGGAAATTTTCCGGCCAGAAATGCTGGGTCACTACCAGTATGCGCATAAGCTATCGTGTTCCTGTT
Protein-coding sequences here:
- a CDS encoding PadR family transcriptional regulator, whose product is MFDRAQLRKGTLEGCILKIISREAAYGYAIAVTLRESGFADLTEGTLYPLLLRLERKGLIAAEYRAGSGGPSRKYYRLTPDGEQYLAEFAAAWQTTGAAVNRIMQNKEG
- a CDS encoding acyltransferase family protein translates to MAPRRDYIDELKGLGILLVVFGHFMEQYRMNYPFVSATFFCIYAFHMALFCACSGLVARFNPRKLVTQQLWLYFLGQSLMLVFRAVVLREDFAESGGVLAALLLPWRHMWYLYALIFWHLTLPLLCLLRDRLGLAGSCLGMSLAVAVGLAGGLIDWPFMLVRVFAFFPFYAFGVLFRPQLDTLAAFAAQNRAARLLPAAGLAVGYGLYFIRVFCSETILDNSAELFHDVSYAGGDRPEYRIVFYLVGIATTAALVAAFSSGRRLTGLGRRTLAIYLLHLPILALLVQLQLFEPLRGAPVALPVLWYTLLAAAALAVLNWQPVQTLFDFAANCWYKRGKS
- a CDS encoding MBOAT family protein, with amino-acid sequence MTITWEQILAFLCEDQTMAITSLLFLAFFAAVALINYALPRVLRPYFLLIASYGFFCYDPVNRPLVWVMAAATLITWLCGLIIGKVRCKPVRILALLASVGFGIGILVYYKYWNLLADSLGGSLLSRRENLLAPLGLSYFTFAAMSYTIDVYKRRCRVETNPLHYALFVSFFPTLINGPIERYPQLRPQIRKSRRFSYQRCAGGAFRMLWGYTKKMVLADNLRQYVAAVYGDISAVGGPNLTAATVLFAVQLYMDFSGCCDIALGAARILGYDLIENFESPFEARTFNDFWRRWHISMTSWFRDYVYFSLGGSRCAPWRHYLNIVIVFVCSGLWHGADWRYLAWGLATGLCAAFGVMTAKARKKLNRFNPLYRMGWFKALWQCLVTNALFCLTLVFFASAIYNTDPFAVYGSLLQGWDGLAGSWAQVSGLIYSSGIDGRLPVVLLFGCFVVFAAEHGGRSVSRWIRQQVWPLRWTLYYGAAAAILFFAAFGQSAFIYQQY
- a CDS encoding DUF2304 domain-containing protein — its product is MTAHLQLFMILGAIVLLLIIFALLKRGLMSVKYSLLWLALAVGLVIAAAFPYVVYVLRDLLDIEMPVNLVFLLMFCFVLVVLLSLSIAISQLADKCKRLTQANAILEKRVRDLEEKQ
- a CDS encoding glycosyltransferase family 2 protein, which gives rise to MDKKILVIIPCYNEEDNIVNTVENLRATCPEVDFLVVNDCSTDSSAALLKSRHYPFLDLPVNLGIGGGVQCGYLYAVRHGYDVAVQMDGDGQHDPAYLMEVVQPVLDGVYDMCIGSRFIKKEGFQTSFMRRVGIRWLSGMIRLLCGKRVLDVTSGFRATNLAMTAYFAQHYATDYPEPEAILAASLAGFRVGEAPVIMRERQGGVSSIHSFKSAYYMIKVSLALIIDRLSIRKVKGGRA
- a CDS encoding glycosyltransferase family 4 protein produces the protein MRILVVTQHFWPENFRINDIVEGFVQDGLSVDVLCGLPNYPHGEWFDGYSADGPFEESYKGARVFRAREIPRKGNTGKTIFLNYVSWPLYAAAALKRLPGGYDAVFCFNTSPVLMCWPAVLYAKKHHVPFTNYVLDLWPENLYSVLPVKNRFMRWVAQSVSDSLYKRCDRLIAMSEPLQERLCARTGKTAAQVAVIPQYCEDFYAVPQHDAALEQHFAGRFNLVFTGTFTPAQSLDMVLRAVLDARAAGAERLHLLLVGDGMSREALQSLAHELHAGDAVTFYGSVPAADVPKFTALADALLISLSDSPDLGLTVPGKLASYMAAGKPVLASMNGAGYTAVQESGGGLVSPACDQKALAENMLALYGMTDAERAELGRKAYAYYAAHYRRAELLKRLEEFTVEGK